From Pseudomonadota bacterium:
CCAGTGTGCCACCCAGTCCGGTTTCTAAAATGACTACATCCGGCTGCCGGCGGGAAAAGTGAAGCAAGGCCATGGCGGTGGTAAAATCAAAAAATGTGACTATACGGGAAATCTGCTCTGCCACCGGCCTCAGTTCCCTGGTCAGCTCCACAATTTCAGCTTCCGTAATCGGCTTACCCGCCACCACTATTCTTTCCGAAAAATGGCACAGATGCGGGGAGGTATAAACACCAACCCGCAGTCCCGCGGCTGCAAGCATATCCTTCAAAAACGAGGTGGTTGAACCTTTGCCGTTACTACCCGCCACGTGGACAATCGCTAATTGTTCCTGGGGGTTATCAAAAGCGGCCATTAATGACTGAATATTTTCGAGCCCGAGACTGATACCAAAATGCTCCAGCCCATATAAATAATCCAGGGTTTCCTGATAGCTCATCGATTTTTTTCCATCATCAGCTCATCCCCACCTTAAGACATTAACGTACAGCAGCGTGGTCTAACCCCGATTTTCTGCAATTTCCCGGGATGACCGGGCTTGGCTCTGAGCGGTTTTGGCCGCCAAACTAATCTCCAGGACGGTGATTCGCGGCGGACAATCGGGGACATTGCTTTAGCGGTGTCCTCACAAGCCGGCCTGTCTGCGTGCGGCACGCACAGGCAGGCCATGGACGGCCGGCGAGAATGAGCGTGAGCCATGCCGGGGCATCCTCAAAAATAAATTATATCATTTCATCAATGGGCTTCCTGCCAATTTTTCCCCACCCCGATTTCAACCAGCAGGGGAACGCGCAATGAAACAATTTCTGTCATTTCCCGGCGAACCATTTCCCGCAGTGATTCCACTTCAGCTGGAACAACCTCAAATACCAGTTCATCATGGACCTGCATGATCATCCTTGATTCCCATCTCTCGCTCTCCAACCGGTGATCAAGGTTAATCATCACCAATTTAATCAGATCTGCCGCTGATCCCTGTATGGGACTGTTAACCGCCATCCGACGGGCCGTTTCCCGGCGGTTAGAATTGCGGCTGTTGATTTCAGGCAGATAACGTCGACGCCCCAGCATGGTTGAAACATAACCCTGCTTCTCCGCTTGAGCAATTAATTGCTCAAAAAACTTTTTAACCCGAGCATAGGTGGCAAAATAATTTTCTATATAAGCCTTAGCCGTCTCCCGGTCAATTTTCAACTCCCGGGCCAAGCCATAGGGACTCATGCCATAGAGAACTCCAAAGTTTATAACCTTCGCCTCCCGACGCATGTCTGAGGTTACCATCAACGGCAGGACTTCAAAAATCAGGGCAGCGGTCAAAGTATGGATATCATCACCGCGATCGAATGCCGCCAGCAGCTCCGGTTCCCCCGACAGATGTGCCAGAACACGCAGTTCAATCTGGGAATAATCAGCTGACATAATAACATTATCACCATCACCAACAAATGCGCGCCTGATATTCCCGCCCTCCTGACTGCGGATTGGAATATTCTGCAAATTCGGGTCGCTGGAAGACAGGCGGCCCGTGGCGGCCACTGTCTGGTTGTATGATGTATGCACCCTGCCGGTTTCCTGATTAACCAGTTTCGGGAGGGCGTCAAGATAGGTTGATTTCAGCTTGGCCAAAGATCGGTAGGCAAGAATTTTTTCCGGTAGCGGGTGTTGTGCAGCCAGTTCCTTAAGAACATCAACATTTGTCGAGGCTCCAGTCTTGGTTGTTTTTATGACCGGCAGATTCAGGCGATCGAACAGTACTTCTGCCAGCTGTTTAGGTGAATTGATATTGAAGTTAACGCCGGAGATAGCAAAAATCTCTTCCTCCATGGCCTTAAGTTTTATTTCATAATCGGCTGCAAGTTTGTTGAGCAGAAAAACATCTACCTTAACTCCTGACATTTCCATCCGCATTAGAACAGAAACCAATGGCATTTCCAGTTTATAAAATAACTCTTCAAGACCTGAGGCCTTAACCTTTTCTGCCAGCTGTTCATGCAACAGATAGGTTAGTGAAGCATCTTCACAGGCATATTCAGAAGCAATATCCAGTTTAACCTGATCAAAGGTACAGGCTTTTTTTCCCTGACCAACCACATCTTTAAACTCTATGCTTGTATGCTGCAACATTTCCTGCGCTATGGCGGCCAAACTATGGCTATGACGTTCCGGATTCAAGACATAGGATGCCACCATGGTGTCGTACAGTTTACCGGCCATTATCAGACCATGTCTTAAGAGAACAATCATATCATATTTAATATTATGTCCCCATTTTTCGATGCCGGGATGATCCAGCAACGGACCAAGATACCGTTGCAAATCATTGAGCAACAACTGCTGCCCGGCAACTTCAGGAGCATGGCCAACCGGAATATAGCAGGCTTCCCCTTCTTCCCAGGAAAGAGATACACCAACCAACTTCGCCTCCATGGCATTAATGGAGGTGGTCTCCGTATCAATGGCAAATCCTTTCACCTTT
This genomic window contains:
- the polA gene encoding DNA polymerase I; amino-acid sequence: MEKEKIYLVDGSSFIYRAYHALPELITAKGQPTNAIYGFTTMMLKLIEDEQPDYLAVVMDARRPTWRDKIYPQYKANRPPMPEDLVQQLPYFTQVLEALGVPFLHHEGYEADDLIATLVREAGEKGFAVVIISGDKDLMSLVGDNVVMNDTFKGKIYTVPEVEKKFGVSGEQLLDLLALAGDKSDNVPGIKGVGPKTAVALLQEFGSLENLLENAGQVKRQGWRDKVKSGIDDARISRRLVSLDAQVSLELKLEDLSRADMNHQRLQELFQELEFHRLAKKIAPRKTISSVGYRLIMTIEQLREVADCLLKVKGFAIDTETTSINAMEAKLVGVSLSWEEGEACYIPVGHAPEVAGQQLLLNDLQRYLGPLLDHPGIEKWGHNIKYDMIVLLRHGLIMAGKLYDTMVASYVLNPERHSHSLAAIAQEMLQHTSIEFKDVVGQGKKACTFDQVKLDIASEYACEDASLTYLLHEQLAEKVKASGLEELFYKLEMPLVSVLMRMEMSGVKVDVFLLNKLAADYEIKLKAMEEEIFAISGVNFNINSPKQLAEVLFDRLNLPVIKTTKTGASTNVDVLKELAAQHPLPEKILAYRSLAKLKSTYLDALPKLVNQETGRVHTSYNQTVAATGRLSSSDPNLQNIPIRSQEGGNIRRAFVGDGDNVIMSADYSQIELRVLAHLSGEPELLAAFDRGDDIHTLTAALIFEVLPLMVTSDMRREAKVINFGVLYGMSPYGLARELKIDRETAKAYIENYFATYARVKKFFEQLIAQAEKQGYVSTMLGRRRYLPEINSRNSNRRETARRMAVNSPIQGSAADLIKLVMINLDHRLESERWESRMIMQVHDELVFEVVPAEVESLREMVRREMTEIVSLRVPLLVEIGVGKNWQEAH